A single genomic interval of Gossypium raimondii isolate GPD5lz chromosome 11, ASM2569854v1, whole genome shotgun sequence harbors:
- the LOC128034868 gene encoding putative disease resistance protein RGA3 has product MAEAIAFDIAKELITKLSSPALSQIGLWWNLKDDIDGLKSIVRTIKAGLLDAEERSVTDNLVKDWLEKLKDVLYDADDLLDDFSTEALRKSLVSGNKLTKEVRLFFSSSNQFAYSLKMGRKIKAIKARLASIQSEANTFRFMVRDRPAETSFMTKRRQQTHSFEREDEIIGRDDDKAALLKLVLEFQSEENVYIIPIMGLGGLGKTALAQLVYNDEMVKNHFELTMFACVSDVFDVKVIVANIIKSITNKATDPDQNLEMDQLQKQLRDKIDGKKYLLVLDDIWNEDEQQWLSLKKLLMGGAKGSRIIVTTRSLRVAKIANRCDSHVMKLKGLSDDDAWSLFKKIAFEQRYADSTNSAFVEVGKQISKRCGGVPLVIRVIASALSFKETENEWLSFKDNELAKISQTEGKILPILKLSYDHLPSHLKHCFSFCRLYPKDYEIDVQELVQFWIAQGFVKQSDSKQSFEKIGFEYFKELAEKCFFQEVKGDLTEEITCKMHDSMHDLAKLVAGTESSIVDSNLSTSEDGEKCRHISITASLIPSFKGKKLRTLLYFSNMGPQNLSDEIWDLIIANCRCLRVLGLDYLNLKTIPRSIYKLKHLRYLDLSRNNFKILPKSICRLQNLQSLKLVGAKRQ; this is encoded by the coding sequence ATGGCCGAAGCAATTGCTTTCGATATTGCCAAAGAGCTCATTACTAAGTTGAGCTCTCCTGCTCTCTCTCAAATTGGACTGTGGTGGAATCTCAAAGATGACATCGACGGCCTCAAAAGCATCGTCCGCACAATCAAGGCTGGGCTTCTTGACGCAGAAGAGCGATCTGTAACCGACAATCTTGTCAAAGATTGGCTTGAAAAGCTGAAAGATGTACTTTATGATGCCGATGACTTACTCGATGATTTCTCTACTGAAGCTTTGCGGAAAAGTCTGGTGAGTGGGAACAAGCTGACGAAAGAGGTACGTCTTTTCTTCTCAAGCTCAAACCAGTTTGCTTACAGTCTCAAAATGGGTCGGAAAATTAAGGCCATTAAGGCGAGATTAGCTTCAATTCAAAGTGAGGCTAACACTTTTCGCTTCATGGTGCGTGACCGCCCCGCGGAAACCTCTTTCATGACTAAAAGGAGGCAGCAAACACACTCTTTTGAGCGTGAAGATGAAATAATAGGGAGGGATGATGATAAAGCAGCTCTTCTAAAACTCGTGTTAGAGTTTCAAAGTGAAGAGAATGTTTACATCATTCCAATTATGGGGTTAGGAGGGTTAGGGAAGACTGCTTTGGCCCAACTTGTCTATAACGATGAAATGGTCAAAAATCATTTTGAGTTGACGATGTTTGCGTGTGTTTCAGATGTTTTTGATGTGAAAGTTATTGTAGCAAACATTATCAAATCTATAACTAATAAAGCAACTGATCCTGATCAAAATCTTGAAATGGATCAATTGCAAAAGCAACTTCGAGATAAAATTGATGGgaaaaaatatttgcttgtttTGGATGACATTTGGAATGAGGATGAGCAACAATGGTTAAGCTTAAAGAAGTTATTAATGGGTGGGGCTAAAGGGAGTAGGATAATAGTAACTACTCGATCTCTAAGGGTAGCAAAGATTGCTAATAGATGTGACTCCCATGTTATGAAACTAAAAGGCTTGTCTGATGATGATGCTTGGTCTTTGTTCAAAAAGATAGCATTTGAGCAAAGATATGCAGACTCAACAAATTCAGCCTTTGTGGAAGTTGGgaaacaaatttcaaaaaggTGTGGTGGGGTTCCCTTAGTCATAAGGGTGATAGCTAGTGCGTTATCTTTTAAAGAAACTGAAAATGAGTGGCTTTCTTTCAAAGATAATGAACTTgctaaaatatcacaaactgaaGGAAAAATTCTACCTATACTTAAATTGAGTTATGATCATCTCCCGTCCCATTTGAAGCattgcttttctttttgccGATTGTATCCAAAAGATTATGAAATTGATGTACAAGAGCTTGTTCAATTTTGGATTGCACAAGGTTTTGTAAAGCAATCAGATTCAAAGCAATCTTTTGAAAAGATTGGGTTTGAGTATTTTAAAGAATTAGCTGAAAAATGTTTCTTTCAGGAAGTAAAAGGAGACTTGACGGAAGAAATTACATGCAAAATGCATGATTCAATGCATGATCTAGCTAAATTAGTAGCTGGAACAGAGAGTAGTATTGTAGATTCAAATTTAAGTACAAGTGAGGATGGTGAAAAATGTCGCCACATATCAATTACAGCCTCATTAATACCTTCGTTTAAGGGAAAGAAGTTGCGAACtttgttatatttttcaaacatgGGACCTCAAAATTTAAGCGACGAAATTTGGGATCTGATAATTGCAAATTGTAGATGCTTGCGTGTATTGGGATTAGATTATTTAAATCTTAAGACGATTCCACGCTCCATTTACAAGTTGAAACATTTGAGATACCTTGATCTttctagaaataattttaagattctCCCAAAGAGTATTTGTAGACTACAAAATTTGCAATCTTTGAAACTTGTTGGAGCAAAGAGACAATAA
- the LOC128034956 gene encoding secreted RxLR effector protein 161-like: MNYFLGMEVKQTEKGIFLSQSSFTMKILDKFSMKNCKPTSTPMAVGVKLSRQGSGEPICETMYKSLIGSLLYLTATRPDIMFVVSVLSRYMNCCNDQHFQAAKRVLRYIKGTIDHGVLFKRAENMKLIGYVDSDWAGSSDDMRSTSGYAFSLGSGMFCWSSKKQSQVAQSTSRLNMLSLSL; the protein is encoded by the coding sequence ATGAACTACTTCCTTGGAATGGAAGTGAAGCAAACAGAAAAGGGAATCTTTCTAAGTCAGAGTTCTTTTACTATGAAGATCCTGGATAAGTTCTCTATGAAGAACTGCAAGCCAACAAGCACACCAATGGCTGTTGGAGTGAAGCTTTCGAGGCAAGGGAGTGGTGAACCAATTTGCGAGACTATGTACAAGAGTCTCATTGGTAGTCTGTTGTATTTGACTGCAACAAGACCCGATATCATGTTTGTTGTTAGTGTGCTATCGAGATACATGAATTGCTGCAATGATCAGCACTTTCAAGCAGCTAAAAGAGTGCTAAGATACATCAAAGGCACCATTGATCATGGTGTATTGTTCAAAAGGGCTGAAAACATGAAGCTGATAGGCTATGTTGATAGTGACTGGGCTGGATCGAGTGATGACATGAGGAGCACATCCGGATATGCATTTAGTCTTGGCTCAGGCATGTTTTGCTGGAGTTCTAAGAAACAAAGTCAGGTGGCACAATCAACAAGCAGGTTGAATATGTTGTCTTTGTCATTGTGA